The following proteins are co-located in the Clavibacter capsici genome:
- a CDS encoding DUF58 domain-containing protein, producing MPPLARLMRRIGIEAVPHPTLRGIALLAAGVAAFAGAFIAGRREFVFIGVAVLALPLLAAAWLVIARVRLHVERAFTTTVVEAGTQTTVTVAVANAGPLPTPRSWALDLVPGAEGATPPAELPSMRGLARGSRRASARPVLRYDLTPERRGIHEVGPLAVEEHDPFRLMGLRHVAGGTSRLVVTPRLADLAAESGGPVTSEGESERVQRRADGGEDDLGTREYRAGDPLRRVHWRATARHGELMVRQEEQRSSPRSLVLLDTRAEGFPLHADDDGDSDRAFERAVAFAASIGVHLQRGGYAVQLVETAGASDAPAARPGDGAAAEAELLLHLAEVRPTAPDPDRDAVQEALADLRRSRRAVPVHAVLGHLDAREAHRLAGFGAACRPAVAFLAHPGRVEGRDDREAVRILREAGWHTVAFDDGTAPADAWRAARAEEMAR from the coding sequence GTGCCGCCCCTCGCGCGCCTGATGCGCCGGATCGGCATCGAGGCCGTCCCGCATCCGACCCTCCGCGGCATCGCCCTGCTCGCCGCCGGGGTCGCCGCCTTCGCGGGCGCCTTCATCGCGGGTCGGCGGGAGTTCGTCTTCATCGGCGTGGCCGTCCTCGCCCTGCCGCTCCTGGCGGCGGCCTGGCTCGTGATCGCGCGGGTGCGGCTGCACGTCGAGCGGGCCTTCACGACGACCGTGGTCGAGGCCGGCACGCAGACGACCGTGACGGTGGCGGTCGCCAACGCCGGGCCCCTGCCCACGCCGCGCTCGTGGGCGCTCGACCTGGTGCCGGGCGCCGAGGGGGCGACGCCGCCCGCGGAGCTGCCGTCGATGCGGGGCCTCGCGCGCGGATCCCGCCGCGCGTCCGCCCGACCCGTCCTCCGCTACGACCTCACGCCCGAGCGCCGCGGGATCCACGAGGTGGGCCCGCTGGCCGTCGAGGAGCACGACCCCTTCCGCCTGATGGGCCTGCGGCACGTCGCGGGCGGCACCTCGCGCCTCGTCGTCACGCCGCGCCTGGCCGACCTCGCGGCCGAGTCCGGCGGGCCGGTCACCTCCGAGGGCGAGTCCGAGCGCGTGCAGCGCCGGGCCGACGGCGGCGAGGACGACCTCGGCACGCGCGAGTACCGCGCGGGCGACCCGCTGCGCCGCGTGCACTGGCGCGCGACCGCCCGCCACGGCGAGCTCATGGTGCGGCAGGAGGAGCAGCGCTCCAGCCCCCGCTCCCTCGTCCTGCTCGACACGCGCGCGGAGGGCTTCCCCCTCCACGCGGACGACGACGGCGACTCCGACCGCGCGTTCGAGCGCGCGGTGGCGTTCGCGGCGTCGATCGGCGTCCACCTGCAGCGCGGCGGATACGCGGTGCAGCTCGTCGAGACGGCGGGCGCGTCCGACGCCCCGGCCGCTCGACCGGGCGACGGCGCCGCGGCCGAGGCCGAGCTGCTCCTGCACCTCGCCGAGGTGCGCCCGACCGCGCCCGACCCCGACCGCGACGCCGTGCAGGAGGCCCTCGCGGATCTCCGGCGGAGCCGTCGCGCCGTCCCGGTCCACGCCGTCCTCGGCCACCTCGACGCGCGCGAGGCGCACCGTCTCGCGGGCTTCGGCGCCGCCTGCCGGCCGGCGGTCGCGTTCCTCGCGCACCCGGGCCGGGTCGAGGGCCGCGACGACCGCGAGGCCGTGCGGATCCTCCGCGAGGCGGGCTGGCACACGGTCGCCTTCGACGACGGCACGGCGCCCGCCGACGCCTGGCGCGCCGCCCGCGCCGAGGAGATGGCCCGATGA
- a CDS encoding transglutaminase TgpA family protein codes for MSDLDAVGLGGRDHWTVEPRSLPGERTGGPGGRSRDGGAGPGRSGRRPGSSRAAARWPLTAALGVALLAGTASLHLLVEPGAWYALCVLVVAAVLGSAALLRAAGAPRLLASLGGLVVLVLLVTLVFAARTAVLGVIPTPETLRTLVAVGEQAGEEIYRRSAPVPPLASIVFVIVASVGALAVVLDVLANALRMPAVTGLPLLVLVSVPGAVLVGEFSVASFAVTVLAWFAVLAADARDADGEGGWRGSGLLGGPRADPGRSPSGGRSPGSARTALVSAGALAGGAVVISLVAPAIVPGLTTATFPSASGSGQGGSRVVNPILDLGDDLRRPVDVEALRYSTASPTPLYFKVTTLSRFEGDEWAPSSLRPPDGNTVDAIGPDLGAGSDVPVEEVESRVEVEGSSSAWLPAPYAPRSVDGLEGTWRWSEQGLAIRSTDSDSREQSYTVRSELPRPTREQLEAVAPATDDDLRPFLQIPSGTPDIVASTTADVLAGIDSPYDRALALQEFFTGGAFRYSEDAPVQQGYDGSGVDVVGEFLRVRSGYCVHFASAMAIMAREAGIPSRVAVGYLPGDQVGRDGDLITYRVGSHDLHSWPELYFAGVGWIAFEPTPGRGQAAPYAQPSAAPTTAPTPSASPTPTAAPTATATPAPTASTAPGADGASAVRIPWAALGTAALALLVLALLAAPALLRRARRRGRLLALEAGDAPAGTAWREAEDQAVDLGMRVPDTESPRELGRRLAGDDPALADPVALLVGVRERERFARADVPVDAAAGAAQAAALVALRDGLAARAGRLDRALALVAPRSLVRRRPRDDDGTAAGPDDGRPASDAPRRLGG; via the coding sequence ATGAGCGACCTGGACGCCGTCGGCCTCGGCGGCCGCGACCACTGGACCGTGGAGCCGCGCTCCCTGCCCGGGGAGCGGACCGGCGGCCCGGGCGGCCGGTCGCGGGACGGCGGCGCCGGGCCGGGCCGCAGCGGTCGCCGACCGGGATCCAGCCGCGCCGCCGCCCGCTGGCCGCTCACCGCCGCGCTCGGGGTCGCCCTGCTCGCGGGCACGGCGAGCCTGCACCTCCTCGTCGAGCCCGGCGCCTGGTACGCCCTCTGCGTCCTCGTGGTCGCCGCGGTGCTCGGCTCCGCCGCGCTCCTCCGAGCGGCGGGCGCCCCGCGCCTCCTGGCGTCGCTCGGCGGCCTCGTCGTGCTCGTGCTCCTCGTGACGCTCGTCTTCGCGGCGCGCACCGCGGTGCTCGGCGTGATCCCCACCCCCGAGACCCTGCGCACGCTCGTCGCGGTCGGGGAGCAGGCAGGCGAGGAGATCTACCGCAGGTCCGCCCCCGTGCCGCCGCTCGCGTCCATCGTCTTCGTGATCGTCGCCTCGGTCGGCGCCCTCGCCGTCGTGCTCGACGTGCTCGCGAACGCGCTCCGGATGCCCGCGGTCACGGGCCTGCCGCTCCTCGTCCTGGTGTCCGTCCCCGGCGCGGTCCTGGTGGGGGAGTTCTCGGTGGCGTCCTTCGCCGTCACGGTCCTCGCGTGGTTCGCGGTGCTCGCGGCCGACGCCCGGGACGCGGACGGGGAGGGCGGCTGGCGGGGATCCGGCCTCCTCGGCGGACCGCGTGCCGACCCGGGCCGCTCCCCGTCGGGCGGCCGCTCGCCGGGATCGGCCCGCACGGCGCTCGTCTCCGCGGGCGCGCTCGCGGGCGGCGCGGTCGTCATCTCGCTGGTCGCGCCCGCGATCGTCCCCGGGCTCACGACGGCCACGTTCCCCTCGGCCTCCGGCTCCGGGCAGGGCGGGTCGCGCGTCGTGAACCCCATCCTCGACCTCGGCGACGACCTCCGCCGCCCCGTCGACGTCGAGGCGCTGCGGTACTCGACGGCGTCCCCGACGCCCCTCTACTTCAAGGTCACGACCCTCTCGCGCTTCGAGGGCGACGAGTGGGCGCCGTCGTCCCTGCGCCCGCCGGACGGCAACACGGTCGACGCCATCGGGCCCGACCTCGGCGCCGGATCCGACGTGCCGGTCGAGGAGGTCGAGTCGCGCGTCGAGGTCGAGGGCTCCTCCAGCGCCTGGCTCCCGGCGCCCTACGCACCGCGGAGCGTCGACGGGCTGGAGGGCACCTGGCGCTGGTCCGAGCAGGGCCTCGCGATCCGGTCGACCGACTCCGACAGCCGCGAGCAGAGCTACACGGTGCGCTCCGAGCTGCCGCGGCCCACGCGCGAGCAGCTGGAGGCCGTGGCGCCCGCGACCGACGACGACCTGCGGCCGTTCCTCCAGATCCCCTCCGGCACCCCGGACATCGTCGCCTCGACGACGGCCGACGTCCTCGCGGGCATCGACTCGCCGTACGACCGGGCGCTCGCGCTCCAGGAGTTCTTCACCGGGGGCGCGTTCCGCTACTCCGAGGACGCGCCCGTCCAGCAGGGCTACGACGGCAGCGGCGTGGACGTCGTGGGGGAGTTCCTGCGGGTGCGCTCGGGCTATTGCGTGCACTTCGCCTCGGCCATGGCGATCATGGCGCGCGAGGCGGGCATCCCGTCGCGCGTCGCGGTCGGCTACCTGCCGGGGGACCAGGTGGGGCGCGACGGCGACCTCATCACCTACCGCGTCGGATCCCACGACCTGCACTCGTGGCCGGAGCTGTACTTCGCGGGCGTGGGCTGGATCGCGTTCGAGCCGACCCCGGGACGCGGCCAGGCCGCACCGTACGCGCAGCCGTCGGCCGCGCCGACCACCGCGCCCACGCCGTCCGCGTCGCCCACGCCCACGGCGGCGCCGACCGCGACCGCCACGCCGGCGCCCACCGCGTCGACCGCGCCCGGCGCGGACGGCGCGTCCGCCGTCCGGATCCCGTGGGCCGCCCTCGGCACCGCGGCCCTCGCCCTCCTCGTGCTCGCGCTCCTCGCGGCCCCCGCCCTCCTCCGCCGCGCCCGGCGCCGCGGCCGCCTCCTGGCCCTCGAGGCCGGGGACGCGCCCGCGGGCACGGCCTGGCGCGAGGCGGAGGACCAGGCGGTGGACCTCGGCATGCGCGTCCCCGACACCGAGTCGCCGCGCGAGCTGGGCCGCCGCCTCGCCGGCGACGACCCGGCGCTCGCGGATCCCGTCGCGCTGCTGGTCGGCGTCCGGGAGCGGGAGCGGTTCGCCCGCGCCGACGTGCCCGTCGACGCCGCGGCGGGCGCCGCCCAGGCCGCCGCGCTCGTCGCGCTGCGGGACGGCCTGGCGGCCCGCGCCGGACGGCTCGACCGCGCCCTGGCGCTCGTCGCCCCGCGCTCGCTCGTCCGTCGCCGGCCCCGCGACGACGACGGGACGGCGGCCGGCCCGGACGACGGGCGGCCGGCGTCGGACGCCCCTCGTAGACTCGGAGGATGA